A genome region from Carassius gibelio isolate Cgi1373 ecotype wild population from Czech Republic chromosome A23, carGib1.2-hapl.c, whole genome shotgun sequence includes the following:
- the LOC127944918 gene encoding specifically androgen-regulated gene protein yields the protein MPKSDTWPGGVSIDSVSGMDSAGSCDSVLSSNSGFSDDSLEHLSAEERACLMFLEETIESLEVEDDSGLSNDEPDRPTNGIKDKTAQRTSIYQNKSDELSAHEDPNKVTGRDRKPSQKYLVPTPLLLASRNDKIVSKPMESSPKEAPVVFIDAPDGFRSSPDIQQPGRTVPKEAASKVAPAKPSIGLLSDAVDLPPSFIPEPPVRTSLPSETKAKNGAPKSLDVKSQTKQEKQSSEVSLDFIPPPSDFMDEPAEKISFSYSPPPPQVYDEPPEWVPELPKTEPQVAVGSVKPTEVTKSVSADPDISLNPLSPNEIKNLHKDSMKKTPHLTPLNVAHHSAADKPMTPSPSSEHVPKEYSDPKSPPAVAPKPKKLPSNIIIKSHKDPGPMHSLLPQTERAPMDPQKTRMEALKKLGLLKNEEVETGHGMSLSHSPTFRAKKPQSLCNPTEPAQELSRLSESPVPGDVQLLADHLKHQDAKSREGSLKNQPTRSYEIKTASLERTRSRTVADPAPQTTNPDRTQVELSPGQLRKSRVRPPSVGSAKDFGIGHHADDSTKSLNAAAVQPGNDGQKLPRSGISVMISPHSKNGENRREALKKLGLLRD from the exons ATGCCAAAAAGTGACACCTGGCCTGGGGGCGTTTCCATTGACTCTGTGTCTGGAATGGACAGTGCAGGAAGCTGTGATAGTGTGCTCAGCAGCAACTCTGGATTT AGTGATGATAGTCTAGAGCACCTTTCTGCTGAAGAGCGAGCCTGTCTCATGTTCCTGGAGGAAACCATCGAGTCGCTGGAGGTCGAAGACGACAGTGGTTTGTCTAACGATGAGCCTGATCGCCCAACTAATGGCATTAAAGATAAAACTGCTCAGCGGACGTCCATCTACCAGAACAAATCTGATG AGCTATCAGCTCACGAGGACCCAAACAAAGTGACTGGAAGAGATCGTAAACCATCTCAGAAGTACCTTGTGCCAACTCCTTTACTCCTTGCCAGTAGGAATGATAAGATAGTGAGCAAACCAATGGAATCATCTCCCAAAGAAGCACCTGTGGTATTTATTGATGCACCTGATGGGTTTAGATCAAGCCCTGACATTCAACAACCTGGAAGAACTGTTCCCAAAGAAGCTGCTTCAAAAGTAGCACCTGCCAAACCAAGCATTGGACTATTAAGTGATGCAGTGGACTTGCCACCTTCCTTCATACCTGAACCTCCAGTTAGAACAAGTTTGCCTAGTGAAACGAAAGCCAAAAATGGTGCACCCAAGAGTTTGGATGTCAAGTCTCAGACGAAGCAGGAGAAACAGTCCTCAGAGGTGTCTCTGGATTTCATTCCTCCACCTTCAGACTTCATGGATGAACCAGCGGAGAAGATAAGCTTCTCTTATTCGCCACCACCTCCACAGGTTTACGACGAGCCACCAGAATGGGTTCCCGAGCTGCCCAAAACGGAGCCTCAAGTTGCTGTTGGATCTGTCAAGCCAACTGAGGTGACCAAATCAGTGAGTGCAGACCCAGATATATCACTTAATCCATTATCCCCCAATGAGATCAAAAACCTgcacaaggactccatgaagaaaACCCCTCACTTGACTCCGTTAAACGTTGCACACCATTCTGCAGCGGACAAACCGATGACGCCTTCGCCATCTTCAGAACATGTGCCGAAAGAGTACAGCGATCCCAAAAGCCCACCGGCTGTGGCGCCCAAACCCAAGAAGCTCCCATCGAATATCATCATCAAAAGCCACAAGGATCCGGGGCCCATGCATTCGCTACTTCCTCAAACCGAGCGTGCTCCAATGGATCCGCAGAAGACCCGAATGGAGGCTTTGAAAAAATTAGGCCTGCTGAAGAACGAAGAGGTTGAAACGGGTCACGGGATGTCTCTTTCTCATTCGCCAACATTCAGAGCTAAAAAGCCTCAGTCGCTTTGTAATCCAACAGAACCTGCTCAGGAACTGTCCAGACTTTCCGAAAGCCCCGTTCCAGGGGATGTGCAACTACTAGCAGATCATCTAAAGCACCAAGATGCGAAAAGCAGGGAAGGTTCATTGAAGAATCAACCGACAAGGTCCTATGAGATCAAAACGGCGTCACTGGAGCGCACAAGGTCTCGAACGGTCGCTGACCCTGCGCCACAGACGACAAACCCAGACAGAACCCAGGTTGAGTTGTCGCCAGGTCAGTTACGAAAGAGCAGAGTTCGGCCTCCTTCGGTAGGGAGCGCGAAGGACTTTGGTATTGGCCATCATGCTGACGATTCAACCAAATCACTCAACGCAGCTGCGGTTCAGCCAGGGAACGATGGCCAAAAGTTGCCCCGCTCCGGAATAAGCGTGATGATCTCTCCGCACAGTAAAAATGGAGAGAACCGAAGGGAAGCCTTGAAGAAACTGGGATTACTGAGGGACTAA